A stretch of the Fusobacterium varium genome encodes the following:
- the rtcB gene encoding tRNA-splicing ligase RtcB → MRTKFYEITGKYNTAKVFTNVIENEAVEQVKILCNQEFISGSKIRIMPDVHSGAGCTIGTTMTITDKVIPNLVGVDIGCGMETVMIADKEIDLEKLDKLIYEKIPSGHNIRKIPHELINEIDLNQLRCTGHVKMDRAIRSIGTLGGGNHFIEAGKDEEGNIYITVHSGSRHLGLEVANYYQKMGYKALNKVSDVDIEKIIEQLKSEGREKEINKTIKEIKKQIITDIPPALAYVSEELFDDYIYDMKLIQKFAVLNRKAMMNEIIKGVETEIIEEFTTIHNYIDTDMMILRKGAVSAKKGEKLLIPINMRDGSLICIGKGNEDWNYSAPHGAGRLMSRTKAKKVFNLKSFKEEMVGVYTTSVNKDTLDECPMAYKAMEDIVKNIGDTVDIIKRIIPIYNFKAGE, encoded by the coding sequence ATGAGAACTAAATTTTATGAGATAACTGGAAAATATAATACTGCTAAAGTTTTTACAAATGTGATAGAAAATGAAGCAGTTGAACAAGTAAAAATATTATGTAATCAGGAATTTATAAGTGGAAGTAAAATACGTATTATGCCTGATGTACATTCAGGTGCAGGATGTACTATTGGAACTACAATGACTATAACTGATAAAGTGATACCAAACTTGGTAGGAGTGGATATAGGCTGTGGAATGGAAACAGTTATGATAGCAGATAAGGAAATTGATTTAGAAAAATTAGATAAACTTATCTATGAAAAAATACCATCAGGTCATAATATAAGAAAAATTCCTCATGAATTAATAAATGAAATTGATCTGAATCAATTAAGATGTACAGGACATGTGAAAATGGATAGAGCTATAAGAAGCATAGGAACTTTAGGTGGTGGAAATCATTTTATTGAAGCTGGTAAAGATGAAGAAGGAAATATCTATATAACTGTTCATTCAGGGAGCAGACATTTAGGGTTGGAAGTAGCTAATTATTATCAAAAGATGGGATATAAAGCTCTTAATAAAGTAAGTGATGTAGATATTGAAAAAATTATAGAACAATTAAAAAGTGAAGGAAGAGAAAAAGAAATAAATAAAACAATTAAAGAAATAAAAAAACAGATAATAACAGATATTCCACCAGCTTTAGCTTATGTATCAGAAGAACTTTTTGATGATTATATATATGATATGAAACTGATACAGAAATTTGCTGTATTAAATAGAAAAGCTATGATGAATGAAATAATTAAAGGGGTGGAAACAGAAATAATAGAAGAATTCACAACAATACATAACTATATTGATACTGATATGATGATATTAAGAAAAGGGGCAGTGTCAGCTAAAAAGGGAGAAAAACTTTTAATACCAATAAATATGAGAGATGGAAGTCTTATATGTATAGGAAAAGGAAATGAAGATTGGAACTATTCAGCTCCACATGGTGCTGGAAGATTAATGAGTCGTACAAAAGCAAAAAAAGTATTTAATTTAAAAAGTTTTAAAGAAGAGATGGTGGGAGTATATACTACATCTGTAAATAAAGATACTTTAGATGAATGTCCTATGGCATATAAAGCTATGGAGGATATTGTAAAGAATATAGGGGATACAGTAGATATTATAAAAAGAATTATACCTATATATAATTTTAAAGCTGGTGAATAA